In the genome of Populus trichocarpa isolate Nisqually-1 chromosome 10, P.trichocarpa_v4.1, whole genome shotgun sequence, the window tattaatttcaggacccgttggattagtcgaggtgcgagCAAGCCGACCCAGACACttaagttaataaaaataaaaaaataaaaaaaggtctaCGTATCTGAGAAGAAATATTCAACAAGCATTCCAAAAGGCAATTGCTGATGACTACACACAAAATTAATGTAAACTCGGAAGATGCTTCATAAATAATGTGCCAAAAAGGTAAAGACTCACCTCAAACTCCACATAGGCACTGGAACTTGAAGCTCCCAAAAAGAAGCCATTTATGCCACTCCTACAGAAGGAGAGAGCTTCCTTCAGCTGATGTGAGCTAATATCATCAGTCAGCCGCTTTATCTTAACTGTACGGGTGGGATGTTTCACTAGGGCAACTGAAATGTCAATATCACCAATCAGGTTAGGAATAGAAATTCGGCTAGCTGTGTCATGAATGAAGGCGTTTGAATTCTTGATCAAGACCTCGGGCTTCTCGAGAGCTTTATGCAAACCTTGCCTTGTCTGCAACAAACCAGAGTAGTCAATAAGATTGTACACTAGTCAAACTGGATTTCTACAAGGTCAAGAATTTAATGCATTATTTCCCAGCACCACGCCCGGCTTGAAACTCATTAGGCACTGACCTCGAAATGTAAAAAAGCATCAAACAAATTGCTCCCTTTGACAGACGAAACCTTTTCAATCTTTGAAATAGGCCCGCAATTcctaaaacaagaaattatatcACCGTCCCCAACATCTTTGTGCAAGAATCTGagcaataatttgttttctgtATCTCCGTCTGCCAAAGATGTTAAAGGAGTTTGATTTGAATCTTTTTCGCTAGTTTCAAGAGGAGCTTGTggagttttttctaatttaatgtGATCCTTTTCTGCAATATCCAAATTACCACCCTCGTCTTTTGTCATGGTTTTAGCACTCtgctctttctttattttacttCTCTTCTTATTATTCTTGCTAACAGCACGGTCTTTCAAAACAGTTTTTCTGCTTTCAGCATTGGACTTGAGAATGGCGTTGTCTTGAGCTGTAACCGGTCGCAGCATCTTAATGTGGCCATATAATCCTTCGAAATCAAATGggctctcttcttttttcagtGATTTTCCATCATGATTACTGAAAGATATACTCGGTGTAAAAAGATCACCATTTACTCTACTCGTTTCTGCTGCTGTTTTATTACTCACTGACATTTTAAACAAGTTCACTAATCCATCATCCTCTTGAGAAACATCAGATAACGGAGGTCTTTCCTCCAATTTAGAGCCATCTATGTTCACTCTTTCAACCAGTGTGGCTGTTTTCTTCTCAAGTTGacatttttcctttctaattgAAGCTGATTCTTTTGCACTTTTGTTCTGCCTTGTATCAAAAGCATTATCAAATAAGTGATCTGCCAAAGAAACTAGGTtcccagcctcctcctcctggtTATTGTTTGATTCAACAACTGTTCCAAATGTCGCCTCCTCAAGCAGCCTCTTCCCATTTTCAAGCATGACCTCCTTTGGATCATCTGAAATTATGGCACTTGCTGCTTGAACAATAGTACTATCATGCTCATCATGCTTATTATTATCAAGAGATCCATGTATCTCCATAGCATCAGAAGCTGTTGTATTAACCGCATCTTCGAGAGGTGTCTCCCTTGTAAATGAGATGTTGCATGTGTTGAAATACTCTCTTCTGCTGTTGGAGTCTGTTGGGATTTCTGATGACTTAAGTACATTATCAGACCCCCCAGATTCAGCAATATGTTTACTAACACCAGTTTGTGTTGCGATAATCTCAGATGCAGCAGAGTCAACTGCAGAAAGTGTTGTATCTCTGCTAATTTGCTTGTGACTTTGAGGATTTCTGAACATTCGGTCCTTAAAATTAGTAAAGATGTTTTTCAGAGAATACCATGATCCACCCACTTTCATTTCAACTTCTTTCACTTTTGGCAAGTCTTTCAGATGCATTTCCATGTGTCTGTATAGTAGTAGTATGAAACAAAGGGAAGAAGATCATTGATCTTTCAACTAGCTGAGAAAACAATACATTTTACTAAATATAAGAGCATCAGTgaaaattaatgtaaaacacACCGACAATGATCCATGAGTGCAACCAACCTTAGTAGCCCCCGAAAAGAAATTTGTCAAAGAAAACTTTAATatgaaatcatatttatttagcTTTTTCGTTTTTTATCCATTAAAGAATAAAAGCGGCACTGgatttttcaaactttaaggAGAACAGAATGAGGAAACAGAGCAAGAGGAGTGCAAGGTTGGTCAAAGAGAGATGAGGTGAGAAAGAAACATGGGAGGagataggaaaaagaaaatgtttcattGCATGTTGAATTTTGTCCAAGAATAAATAGAAACAGGATGaactattttcattttctatccATTAGTTTTTTGGATGATTCTATTAATAGTAATTTTCTCATCATTGGTTAAGACAACCAAACATTCCAAGAGCGTGGCAGTTTAGGATTTGAGTATCCACCTACAACCATAAAGCTGAAAGTGGATAACACATACAATTTGTAAAACCAAAATCATCTCACATGAGGCACAATTATACATCCATGAATTCATCACAATATTCATAATACAAATTCCAGCAGGATACAACTGTGGCCCTccaccttttttaaaaaaaaaaagtttccaacAGAATTTCTTGTGAAAATTATCATCAAATCGTCCCTTTGATCAGTTGAACTAAGCTTCCACTGTTAATGGTCAAACCATTTGCAACCCACAAGTAGAAACTAAATCCAGTGAATGGGAGCGCGGGGAACTTAAAACCCTATAGATAAGTGTGGAAATTATAATGCCCCAATAAATTTTGCAGCAAGACTCGCTACTGAACTCAATCTTTTAGGTCAGTTAAACAGAAATGACAGTGTTAACAATGATATCAACTAGTAATCAAAAcctcaaaaataattaaagcccACTGCTAGAAAAACCTCAATTAGAATACTAGAACGCAAATGCACCCACTGTTGGTTTcgacaaaactaaacaaaaaagtCGAAATTTTGGTCATTTAAAGTCGagtacaaagaaaaattaagaaaaatgagtGTTTaaagaagtgaataaaatactCACTCATTCTCCTTGCCCCCCTCCACTCCCTTCACGCGTGATAAATATTGGGTCCCTCCGtttgaagaagaataagaagaagagagCCATCTTGTTGATTTCGCGATTCCTGCAAAAACCAGTCAGTAGGGGTAagagaaaacatatttttttcttcgtttttgaaaaaagaataacataattGTAGAGAGAAAAGACGATAACAGAATTGGGTTTTTACCACTTGCGTGGAAATGCAAGACTGGTTTTGAGAgtaggaaaagagagagagtcaTTTCCGGTGCAATGTGATTAAGAGAGGAGGAAAGGAGAGCCCCTGAGGGTTTTAGGTGGGTTTTTGAGTCACAACTCACAcgtttgttattttaataataataataataataataatttgaaggtGAATGAAAGTTGGGCTAAGTTGAGGATGGGCCTTACCTATTGAGCTGCCCTTAGCTTAGGGCTTAGGTTTTGAAGCTGCCCTTACCTTTTGGGCGCGCCTATATACTTgttgatttgttaataatttaggGCCGGGCCTTGTTAGGTTCCTTCTAGTACAAGTTCGAATATAAACCTGCCATGAACGCTTTAAGAAACCCTTTCGGGAATGTGGTGTAAAttgtattttcttaattttttaaaaaaaatttattacttaatataaaaaaatattatatttttttatcgttttgttgtgcttatgtcaaaaataattttttaaaaataaaaaacaactttattttaatgtatttttaagtgaaaaacactttaaaccaccAGTAATATTATAATCTCAAAAACACTCAAGAAGAGACGAAGGGAATGAAGCAGTTGAGAATTAGGGCCTCTCGAAATGATTTCAACTTCAGTAAGAAggcataaattattttgatttttcaattaaatactttttttagaaaacaccattgttatcacaatctcaaacccGGGTTAACTTATTAAATCTGCGACAAATATCATGAGATTAttataacctcatagaaaataaatcaaaagaaattatgaagcctaatgtTCGATAAACTCATTGTTGGAggttgaaagttttaaaaaatcaatctaaacaaaaacacaataaaacgaCTTGAGTTTATTCGGGTTAACCCGCAAAATACGTGATCCGAGTTATAAAATCAGGATAcacttatagaaagcaaatcaaaataattcatgaaacctattttttaatcaacttcATGTTGAagtatgaatttgaaaaaaaaatcaattaaaaaaaactcaagtcaactaggttaatctgtcaaacccgaaaactaagtcatgagttcgagataacctcatataaaataaaccaaatacATCATggagtctaattctcaatcaactcaatattaaaggataaaattgaaaaaaaaatattaatttaaaaggataaaaaaaataacatgaatcaaccgagttaactcgtcaaacttatTATATGTGTTATAAAACtgagttaattatatataaaacaaatcataataaattataaattttaatttctaataaattaaatgataaagtatgaaattagaaaaaatatatatatttagaagaaaaaaaatatattattaaaataaaaagtattttacgaggtgatgtaaaagaaaaaccacCTCATTTAGTTCACGctaatataatagaaaagaaagggagtACAGGCATGGGATTTAATGATGATGACAATTTACTAGTTCACCTAGCCTAGTTCTAGTGAAGCTGAAATCATGGCTGGAACAACAAAGGTGGCCGTGCCCTAAATTTACAGCTCACCAAGAGAAgtcataaaaaagatttaattgaagaCATGCACGCCTAACCCTTTTCAAGCCTTGGAGAACAAAATCAACGAGCGAGGTTTTTCCTTAATTATATGCTTAACACACTTGCCAAAAGTAATTAGTTCCTATGAAGATTTTTAACCTAGTTAAGATATAGTTATTTCAGCCGGTCCAAAAACATGCGGAATAGACGCTATTTTAGATTGTGTTTAGGAACGCGGtacaaaccatgtttttaaaattttgaatttttttatttaaaacgaatatttttttatattttcagattattttgatattctgatgtcaaaaatttttttattttaatacatttctaaataaaaatattttaaaccgccaccctatcaaaatttcaaatatatgttAACATTCTTGCCATCCTTTTGGAAACCTCATCCACGCCATTAATGGGAAGACAAAATTAAAGACTAATTTCAAGtctgtttgaaatttgaaatggacagattatttagtattttgtcTTCCCAAGCAAACTGATCAAGAGTCGCCTCCAGCGAGGTGAATATTATTATAAgtttaatatcttgtttatttttgtattttaaattatcttttactgatttaaaattaaatttttttaaaaaattattatttcaatacatttttaaataaatatcaaacaagCTATAGcccaaataacaaaaattataaaccgGCTATTATCGGGCATAATTTTCTTCAACGGATATATTCAAAGCCCATTAATTCCCCCCCAGTTATTACATTGACCTAACAATAGCAATTGACGAGGAGCAAGAATATCTTGACAGTGATTGTTgccaaataagaaaaaaaaaaaaaaagatattgcgctgttaatagtttttgaaaggggggaaaaaaagcatataagagagaaaagtaaaaataggatttttgttaatatcttagtattttttaaaatatctcttttaatattaatttcaaaagaaattattatagTAAATTAAAGTGTCTcgctctattttatttttataatttttttataaattaaattctatttaaaatttaaattaatatcctcaaaatatttttcagaaaaaagattcatttaATCCTATGAATTGACAGGGTTCGAAAAACAAGTTCCAAACCGGCTGATGAATGGCTTCAAACTTTTCTTTCGATACATTTCCAAAGCAAACACTAAAAGCTTTTCCTCTGCCAAGCAAGACTCCCCAGCCACTCCCTCCCTTCCCCCTTTCTTgccatttccaaaaaaaaaaaatcccttttgaTTCGCTTATACTCTATCTTGCCCTTCAAATACTACATATTCAAGGGTATTCTTAAAGGGTCTCTAGCTATCATCAATATCAGGGAGAAACATGGGACTCAAAGATCATCTAAAGCTCAAGGTATGCCTACAAGTttcattttgatgttttcataATTCTTAGCAGTTCTTGACATTCAGAAGGTTGTGAGAAATGAACAAGGGGTAGTGGAATTCTTGATTGCTCTGTAGTTCTTACACGTTCCACATGCTATGTATCATTtccattttgatttatttttcacttcatGAGGATCATATTCAACAGGACGGGCAGTGTATAATCATCTCATCTCGCGTTCTTGAACAATCAAATTAAGAGTGACTTGTAGATTTCTTGCTGTGTTTATGGCTACAATTCCACAAGAAAACAGTATcagataataataaaagattcaaGGACTGCTATGATCATAATCCACAAACATTTGCTTGTCTAACaatgatttttgtatttctaaGATTTTGAAACTTTGTCAAGGAAAGGCAAAGTGTGCAAAAGCAGTCTTTTGGTATTGGTAGGCTTGAGATGTCGAAGTTTGCCATTGAAAGTCAAGTTATATCACCATGGTCATTTTATTAATGCGCTTGTTTAAATTTGCCAGGCATTTCGGCTAAAGCGCTTTCTCCTTGGAAATGGGCAAAATAAAAGAACGGCTCATATGGCTAAGAAGGCTTCATGGATGATGCCAATATCTCATGGATATCATGTTGTGGAGGATCAGTCATTTAAAGGTGGTGCAGATGAGGCAGACTCTGACTGTGTTGTGGTTCAAAGAGAGCAAATAGAGGAGCTAGAGTTGTGGTTCTT includes:
- the LOC7475968 gene encoding uncharacterized protein LOC7475968 encodes the protein MTLSLFLLSKPVLHFHASGIAKSTRWLSSSYSSSNGGTQYLSRVKGVEGGKENEHMEMHLKDLPKVKEVEMKVGGSWYSLKNIFTNFKDRMFRNPQSHKQISRDTTLSAVDSAASEIIATQTGVSKHIAESGGSDNVLKSSEIPTDSNSRREYFNTCNISFTRETPLEDAVNTTASDAMEIHGSLDNNKHDEHDSTIVQAASAIISDDPKEVMLENGKRLLEEATFGTVVESNNNQEEEAGNLVSLADHLFDNAFDTRQNKSAKESASIRKEKCQLEKKTATLVERVNIDGSKLEERPPLSDVSQEDDGLVNLFKMSVSNKTAAETSRVNGDLFTPSISFSNHDGKSLKKEESPFDFEGLYGHIKMLRPVTAQDNAILKSNAESRKTVLKDRAVSKNNKKRSKIKKEQSAKTMTKDEGGNLDIAEKDHIKLEKTPQAPLETSEKDSNQTPLTSLADGDTENKLLLRFLHKDVGDGDIISCFRNCGPISKIEKVSSVKGSNLFDAFLHFETRQGLHKALEKPEVLIKNSNAFIHDTASRISIPNLIGDIDISVALVKHPTRTVKIKRLTDDISSHQLKEALSFCRSGINGFFLGASSSSAYVEFESEDAKERALAKHFLQVSGKQLSIFRVDAPRTTVVRILNINPQCRSNVLTICKSFGKLWRMKLRHENIADVYFKIDEWPNMLNILNSLNGLEADGSRWVAQPASIFPPIILQALWNHPDERRHVISSMQCLLKKLEHPMDTAELNNLAARFCGYSL